In one Pseudomonas fitomaticsae genomic region, the following are encoded:
- a CDS encoding acyl-CoA dehydrogenase family protein, giving the protein MIPRTLFSSEHELFRDSVRTFLEKEAVPFHGQWEKQGYIDRKLWNKAGEAGMLCSHLPEEYGGLGADFLYSAVVIEEVGRLGLTGIGFSLHSDIVAPYILHYGSEALKQKYLPKLVSGEMVAAIAMTEPGAGSDLQGVKTTAVLDGDEYVINGSKTFITNGFLADLVIVVAKTDPNAGAKGTSLFLVEANTPGFDKGKRLEKVGMKAQDTSELFFQDVRVPKENLLGQAGAGFAYLMQELPQERLTVAIGGLASAEAALQWTLDYTRERKAFGKSIADFQNTRFKLAEMATEIQIGRVFVDRCLELHLRGKLDVPTAAMAKYWGTDLQCKVLDECVQLHGGYGFMWEYPVARAWADARVQRIYAGTNEIMKEIIARSL; this is encoded by the coding sequence ATGATTCCCAGAACCTTGTTCAGCTCCGAGCACGAATTGTTCCGCGACAGCGTAAGAACATTCCTCGAAAAAGAGGCCGTGCCGTTCCATGGGCAATGGGAAAAGCAAGGCTACATCGACCGCAAACTGTGGAACAAGGCGGGGGAGGCGGGGATGCTCTGCTCGCATCTGCCGGAGGAGTACGGCGGGTTGGGGGCGGACTTTCTGTACAGTGCGGTGGTCATCGAAGAAGTAGGGCGGCTGGGGCTGACCGGCATCGGTTTTTCACTGCATTCGGACATCGTCGCGCCGTACATCCTGCATTACGGCAGTGAGGCGCTGAAGCAGAAATACCTGCCGAAACTGGTGTCCGGCGAGATGGTCGCCGCGATCGCCATGACCGAGCCGGGCGCCGGTTCCGACCTGCAAGGGGTCAAGACCACGGCGGTGCTGGATGGCGACGAATACGTGATCAACGGCTCGAAAACCTTTATCACCAATGGCTTCCTGGCGGATCTGGTGATCGTCGTCGCCAAGACCGATCCCAACGCCGGCGCCAAGGGCACCAGCCTGTTTCTGGTGGAGGCGAACACGCCGGGCTTCGACAAGGGCAAGCGCCTGGAGAAGGTCGGAATGAAGGCTCAGGACACGTCGGAATTGTTCTTCCAGGACGTGCGAGTGCCGAAAGAAAACCTACTGGGTCAGGCCGGGGCAGGGTTTGCCTATCTGATGCAGGAACTGCCGCAGGAGCGTCTGACCGTGGCGATTGGCGGTCTGGCTTCAGCCGAGGCGGCGCTGCAATGGACGCTGGATTACACCCGCGAGCGCAAGGCGTTCGGCAAATCGATTGCCGACTTCCAGAATACCCGCTTCAAACTGGCGGAAATGGCCACCGAGATTCAGATCGGCCGGGTGTTCGTCGACCGCTGCCTGGAGCTGCACCTGCGAGGCAAGCTCGACGTGCCGACGGCGGCGATGGCCAAGTACTGGGGCACCGATCTGCAATGCAAGGTGCTCGACGAGTGCGTGCAACTGCATGGCGGCTACGGTTTCATGTGGGAATACCCGGTGGCCCGGGCCTGGGCGGATGCACGGGTGCAGCGGATCTATGCCGGCACCAATGAAATCATGAAGGAGATCATTGCGCGGTCGCTGTAA